In Humulus lupulus chromosome 7, drHumLupu1.1, whole genome shotgun sequence, the following are encoded in one genomic region:
- the LOC133791778 gene encoding probable cadmium/zinc-transporting ATPase HMA1, chloroplastic translates to MYVSATLDALIDISSGKVNIHVLMALAAFASIFMGNALEGGLLLAMFNLAHIAEEYFTSRSMIDVKELKENHPESALVLDMNEDRLPNTIDLAYKRVPVHNIEVGSYVLVGAGGSVPVDCEVFQGNATITIEHSTGEVKPLEIKVGDRIPGGTRDLDGRIIVKATKTWKESALSKIVQLTEEARLNKPKLQRWLDQFGEQYSKVVVVLSVAIALIGPFLFKWPFFGTSGKLAFKAIEPIYGHQAGNNNSNLTTCCIPNCEKEALAVAAAMEKGTTHPIGR, encoded by the exons atgtat GTCTCTGCAACACTTGATGCTCTTATTGACATTAGTAGTGGAAAAGTTAACATCCATGTATTAATGGCTCTAGCGGCATTTGCTTCAATATTTATGGGGAATGCCTTAGAAGGAGGGTTACTTCTTGCCATGTTTAATTTGGCTCATATAG CTGAAGAGTACTTCACTAGCCGTTCAATGATTGATGTTAAAGAGTTGAAGGAAAATCATCCTGAATCTGCTCTTGTGCTAGATATGAATGAAGATAGACTTCCTAACACAATCGATTTGGCATACAAAAGGGTTCCTGTACATAATATAGAAGTGGGATCCTATGTTTTGGTTGGAGCTGGTGGG TCTGTGCCTGTAGACTGTGAAGTTTTTCAAGGCAATGCAACCATTACTATCGAACACTCGACGGGTGAAGTCAAACCTTTAGAGATTAAAGTTGGAGACAGGATTCCTGGTGGAACAAGAGATTTGGATGGTAGGATAATTGTGAAG GCTACAAAAACGTGGAAAGAGTCAGCACTCAGCAAGATAGTACAATTGACTGAAGAAGCACGCTTGAATAAACCAAAGCTTCAAAGGTGGCTTGACCAATTTGGTGAGCAATACAGCAAGGTTGTCGTAGTCTTGTCTGTAGCTATTGCTCTCATTGGTCCATTTCTCTTCAAGTGGCCATTCTTTGGAACATCAG GGAAACTAGCATTCAAAGCAATTGAACCAATTTATGGACATCAGGCTGGAAACAATAACTCAAATTTGACTACCTGCTGTATCCCGAACTGTGAGAAAGAAGCTCTTGCAGTCGCAGCTGCCATGGAGAAGGGTACCACTCATCCTATCGGAAGGTAG